Below is a genomic region from candidate division WOR-3 bacterium.
TTGGTAAGGATCAGAGTAGGGCATATCAAGAATTCTTGTAACACCTAATTTTGTTTTTAATTTAAGGATGCCTTTATGTTTTTTTTCTTTTACTTCACCTATTATTTCACTATCTCTTCCCTTCTCACATTTCCTTAATATTTCAACTGCCTTTTCTGCATCTTTTCTTTTTACAAAGAATATCATTTTCCCCTCATTTGCCATTAAAAGTGGATCTATCCCAAGTATTTCAGAAAGTCCTTTTACTTCGTCTGTAACAGGGATTTTTTCTTCAAAAAGAATTATATCAAAACCTGATTCCCTTGCAATTTCATTTAAAACTCCCTGAACACCTCCCCTTGTTGGGTCTCTCATAAAGTGAACCTCTATTTTATTTTCATATAATTTTTCCCATAATTCATTTAAAGGTGCTGTATCGCTTTTCAATTCACTTTCAATTTCAATATTTTCCCGTGAAACAAGAATTGAAAAACCATGAAGTCCAATGGGTCCATTTACTATTAAAAGGTCTCCCTCTTCAATTTTTTCGTATCCAATTTTAACATCCTCTGGAATAAATCCTATTCCTGAAGTATTTATAAAAATTCTATCTCCTTTACCTTTTTCAACAACCTTTGTATCTCCTGTAACAATTTTAACTTTTGCTTTTTCAGCTGAAATTTTTACTGAATCAAGAATTTTTCTTAAATCTTCAAAAGGTAATCCTTCTTCTATTATAAGGGATAAGGATATAAACTCAGGAAATGCGCCAACTGCAACAAGATCATTAACAGTGCCGTTTACAGCAAGTTCTCCAATATTTCCACCAGGGAAAAAAATAGGAGACACAACATAGGAATCAGTAGTAAAGGCAATTTTTTTGTTTTTATTTGATAAAATGGCTGAATCTAATAATTTTTCTAAAAAAGGATTTTTGAATCTTTTTTTTATTTCATTTTCTATGAATTCTCTCATCAAAATTCCGCCTGAACCGTGAGCAAGTTCAATTTTATCCATAATTAATAATGTCCAAGAACACCCAATTTTTTTGCTTTAAATTCATAATTAAATTAATCTGCTATTTTTTTATATTTATAATAGGCTGCACAAGCGCCTTCTGATGAAACCATTGGAGCACCAAGGGGATTTAGTGGAGTGCAATCTTTTCCAAATAAAGAACATTCAAAAGGTTTCTTCTTTCCCTGTAATATAAGTGCCGCAATACATCCTTCCTTTGTTTCCTCTATTTCTTCAATTTTTTCCTTAAGCAGGTTCAAGGCATCAAATTCTCTAAATTCTTCCCTCAAAATCCATCCACTATCAGGAATTAAACCAATCCCCCTCCATTTTTGAGGTCCTATTTTAAAAACTTTTTTCATTATCTCCTTTGCTTTTAGATTACCTTCAGGTTTACAGGACCTTTTATATTGAATCTTTACAGCATTTTCACTTCTTTCAAGCATTTGAATTAGCATAAAAATTCCCTCTGCTAAATCAACAGATTCAAAACCTGTGACAACAATTGGAACCTTATATTTTTCTGATATAGGGATATATTCCTCTATTCCCATTACAGTGCATACATGACCTGGTGCTAAAAATCCCTGAATCTTATTAAAGGGATCCTTTAAAATTGCTTCAAGGGCAGGTGGAACTCTAAATTGACTGAGTAAAACAAAAAAGTTTTTTAAATTCAATTCCCTTGCTTTTAATATTACACTAGCATGGCTCGGAGTCGTTGTCTCAAATCCAATACCCAAAAATACACATTTTTTTTCTTGATTATTTTTAGCAAACTCTATAACCTCAAAGGGTGAATAGACCATTTTGATTTTTGCTCCATCTCCTTTTGCCTTGAAAAGAGATTCTTTTGAACCAGGAACCCTTAACATATCTCCGTAAGTAAAAAGTATTGTATCTTTCTTTTTGGAAAGTAAAATCGCTGTATCAATTATT
It encodes:
- the hypD gene encoding hydrogenase formation protein HypD, producing the protein MKYLSEFREASKTKLFIEKTKSIAREKWTIMEVCGSQTHSILSSGIDELLPPNITLVHGPGCPVCVTPKEIIDTAILLSKKKDTILFTYGDMLRVPGSKESLFKAKGDGAKIKMVYSPFEVIEFAKNNQEKKCVFLGIGFETTTPSHASVILKARELNLKNFFVLLSQFRVPPALEAILKDPFNKIQGFLAPGHVCTVMGIEEYIPISEKYKVPIVVTGFESVDLAEGIFMLIQMLERSENAVKIQYKRSCKPEGNLKAKEIMKKVFKIGPQKWRGIGLIPDSGWILREEFREFDALNLLKEKIEEIEETKEGCIAALILQGKKKPFECSLFGKDCTPLNPLGAPMVSSEGACAAYYKYKKIAD
- the hypE gene encoding hydrogenase expression/formation protein HypE, giving the protein MDKIELAHGSGGILMREFIENEIKKRFKNPFLEKLLDSAILSNKNKKIAFTTDSYVVSPIFFPGGNIGELAVNGTVNDLVAVGAFPEFISLSLIIEEGLPFEDLRKILDSVKISAEKAKVKIVTGDTKVVEKGKGDRIFINTSGIGFIPEDVKIGYEKIEEGDLLIVNGPIGLHGFSILVSRENIEIESELKSDTAPLNELWEKLYENKIEVHFMRDPTRGGVQGVLNEIARESGFDIILFEEKIPVTDEVKGLSEILGIDPLLMANEGKMIFFVKRKDAEKAVEILRKCEKGRDSEIIGEVKEKKHKGILKLKTKLGVTRILDMPYSDPYQESADFHLSHKPVSLRHF